The sequence CAGTGTGTGAAGTGTCGCACCACCTGTTTCCTGTCCGCACTCACCTGTCCCTGCCGTCCAGGTGTGCAGGTGTGCCTCCACCacgccacagagctgtgctCCTGCCCCCTCGCCAACTATACACTCAGgtgagtctctctcacacacacacacacacacacacacacacacacacaccttaaatacACATTCTGAATGCACAAACAAAGTGCATATCTCTTGATCCTCAATTGAGTCGTCGCCTTattaatacacacaccacagataatccaggtcacacacacaaacacacacggacacatggacacacaccacacataataCAGGGTGCCATTGCGTCCACAACATTTAATAAGATGCATAAGGCACAAACTAGACCCAAACTGTGTTTCTAAAGCTTAAAGCTAATAATTCAAGGGTTCTTGCTAACAAGAAAATACTACTCTTAAAGAGTATCACACTATTTTTAACCACAAGTGCATGGCCATTTCCATGTGTCCGGGTTGACCGACATGACATTTACATCTAAAATATCACCACATAAATGTTATTTTCTTATCAAACTTTTGTTATTTTCAgaattaaaggtacactatgcaaggtTTTCAtcttaatataacctttacaaagCCAACTGGattgtaaacaaacttgtaataggggaatcgttcacctagaaTACAGTAGtcatacagcatagacgtagtaAGTTGCTAATGAGAGAACCAgaaatgcaacttcaagaacagCTATAGTGGAAAAGGCACCCGTTTCATAGAATgacccaggtaacacacacacacacacacacacacacacacacactcacacactcactcacatgcacacaccaaacatgatacacactaacacacacggacacagacagacacacacagatcacacatgATACaggtaacacatacacacacacactgaccctgtCGCCCTGGTCAGGTATCGGTTCACACTGGACGACCTGTACCCAATGCTGAACGCTGTGAAGCTGAGGTCCGAGGTGTATGACGAGTGGTCCGCCGTCGTCACAAACGTCCTGGAGGCCAAACTCGACAAGAAGCGCAGTGAGTGACCTCATCATTACACCCCACAAAATCACCCATAATGCCCATCTGTCACGTGCCCCCTGTCTGAAGGGCGGATCGGGGCACGTGATTGGGCCACGTGGAGGTTCTGATCCGTGTGACGCTTGAGGTCAAAAATATCCAGGCAACACTCAGGTGTGAGGAACCACTGCAGGTTTATTCACGATACCGGGAGCAGGTCACTAGCAACAGCATGTTCCAGTAACACTACTCAAAGTTCTCTATGGCGAAGCCCCATCTTATACACGTTAATTACATTggtaatacaaatcacatgagtacaatggtcttttccaaaaaatcctcatacatgcagaaatacaacaatacatggACACTTCTTGGACATAGCATGTGATCCATGCGCCATACGCAAGTCATGTGGCTACTCCAAGTAAGTAGATAATTggtcaatacaatacatatacatccttcagcattctcttgccatagtctagttcctgtcgggatattcctaatattactgcctcaggcagaatacccttaactcgtgacaaagggggtcgcatgacctttattagaaaatcatgacatggagagagcaaatgacagacaaagcaaagttgatgcacagtactgaatgtatagaaagcatacacagaatacaaaaaaaaatgttagtaatCCAAAATTTCTCCTTCACGCTCTTGGTCAGTTACTGTAGTTTGGTGTGTTTCTCAGGTAGTGCCCATATTTGGTCAGGGACTGGAGACCGCTGCATGCTGGCTGATCCTGATGCGTAGCTATTGGTTACTTTCAGTCCAAATCTCTGATGTTGAGGGTTGCCATAGAGATGCCAATATGGTGGGCTGCTGGCATCTTCAAAGTTGTTGGAAATGTTATGTGTCACTGTGACATCACTTTGATGcatcttcgtgtgtgtgtgtgtgtgacgtctaTGTGTGCGTCCTCAGCTCTCTCCGTGTTCCGCTCGCTAATTGAGAAGTCCGAGTCTCAGAAGTTTCCGGAGAACGACCTGCTGCGGGATCTGCGTATGGTCACTCTGGATGCAGAGAAATGCTCCACTGTGGCCCAGCAGCTGCTCAACGGCAAGAGACaaaccaggtacacacacacacagacatgcatacacacacacacacacacacacacacacacacatgcacacacacacacacatgcacacacacatacacatgcatgcagacacacatgcatacacacacatacacatgcatgcagacacacatgcacacacacacacacacatgcgcgcacacacacacacacaggcacgcagacacacatgcacacacgcgcgcacacacacacacacacacacacacatgcatgcagacacacatgcgcacacacacacacacatgcatgcacacacacacacatgcacgcagacacacatgcacgcagacacgcatgcatgtacgcagacacacacacacacacgcaggcacacatgcacgcagacacgcatgcatgtacgcagacacacacacacacacacgcaggcacacacacacatgcacgcaggcacacacacacacacatgcaggcaggcacacatacacactttcacttacacacatataAGTTGACTCTCTTCCTTTTCTGTCCCCCCCGCTCAGGTTCCGCTCTGGAGGCGGGAAGACTCAGAACCAGCTGACAGTAGAGGAAGTGAGGTCATTCGTCAGGCAGCTCTACAATCTGCCCTGCAGCCTGGCCCAGGCCCCACTGttgaaggtacacacacacacacacgcatgcacgcgcacgcacgctggcacgcacacacacacacacgcacatagtcccacgttcacacacacacacaaaatgcatatCTTTTTACACAGATACCATAGCTCTGATGCTACACAAGTATAGGTTTGTGATTgttaaccgtgtgtgtgtgtgtgtgtgtgtgtgtgtgtcttcaggaGCTGCTGAACCGTATCGAGGACTTCCAGCAGCACAGTGAGAAGGTTCTGAGCGACCCTCTAacagcggagtgtgtgtgtgagctggaggGTCTGCTGGCGGCCAGCACCCAGCTGGATGTGGCCCTGCCCGAGCTGCCCGCCCTCCGCAGCCGCCTGGAGCAGGCGCGCTGGCTCCGCGAGGTGCAGcaggcccacacacaccctcacacacacacatacacacacacacgcgcccgcGGCCTCACGCTGGACGCCATGCGGCGGCTGATCGACCAGGGGGTGGGGCTCGGTCCGAACCCCGCGCTGGAGAAGGCCATGGCCCGCCTGCAGGAGCTGCTCACTGTCTCCGAGAGCTGGGACGAGAAGGCCCGCAGCCTGCTCAGGGACCGGTCAgttatagcacacacacacacacacacgcatcgtcCTGCTCAGGGACCGGTCAGTTACACTTGTTATAACCTATTATTGATTACTGACATGTATCAAATGATTTATTGATTGAAGGGCTTCCTTCAGACATTGATAAGGATTATTATTCTCATTCAGAGACTTTTGTGAGTGTATTTTTaagctcgtgtgtgtgtgtgtgtgtccaggccaGTGCACTCTGTGGAGgagctgagtgagtgtgtgagggaggtggAGACGGTCCCAGCACACCTGCCCAACTGCCTGCTGTTGCAGGACACACTCCGCAAGGCCAGGGACTGGCTGCAGGAGGCCGAGGCTTTACaggtaacacactcacacacacataaacacacacttgctcacacatacacacatgcctgctcacacatacacactgctcGACAGAGTGTCAACagaatggtttgtgtgtgtgtgtgtgtgagcagcaggGAGGCCGTGTCCCCGTGCTGGACTCTCTGTCGGACCTGATCATGAGGGGGCGATCTCTCCCAGTGCACCTGGAGCCGCTGGCCCGTCTGGAGGCCCTGCTCACAGAGGTCATGACCTGGAAGGAGTCCGCCGCCAAGACCTTCCTGCTCAAGAGCTCCTCCCTCAGCCTGCTGGAGGTAATGAAGCCCAAatgcaacgtgtgtgtgtgtggtgcgtgtgtatgtgtgtacgtgtgtgtgaaggtttGTTTTTCtcatgacctctgacccctgcaGGTGCTGTGTCCTCGCTGTGAGGTGAGCGTGGCCTCACCAAAGCGCAAGgccaagaaggagaagaagaaggcgGGGCTTGACTCTCTGAGTGAGGTGGAGAAGACCCTATCAGAGAGCAAAGACTCGGCCTCAGCTGTgagtacacacaggcacacatgcacatacacacacatgtgcacacacacacaaacacacacattcagttcagtttattcagtacattttactGAACGACTTGACATAAAGTTTCCCTAGTGTATGTGTCCATTAAGCCCAAAATAAGGTGCTATGTGCAATACTTATGAGGTAGGGGATGTTAATGCTGGGGAAAGGGGAAGGGGGTGGTGTCAGGGAgaagtgcaacacacacacacacacaggccaacatatggagtgtgtgtgtgtgtaatccctGTGTCCCTCTCCTCAGATGCTGGCTCTGGAGGCGGTGCGCGTGCGTGAGCTGGAGTGTTTGTCGGCGCAGCGGGCATCTAACGAGTCCAAGCTGCTGCCCGCAGGTGACTGCGGcgacctgcgcgcgcgtgtgtgtgtgtgtgtgtgcgtgtgccagcGTGCTCCTGCCGGCGCCATGCTGCAGTGTGAATTGTGCCGCGACGCCTTCCAcagcgcgtgtgtgcgtgggccCGAGGCGGCGGCCGAGGCCCAGGATGTGTGTGCGGGCGCGCCGGGCACGGGGACTGACCCCTGGCTGTGCCCACAGTGCCAGCGCTCACAGCGTCCTCCTCTGGACAGAGTGCTGCCCCTGCTGGCCGCGCTGCAGCGCACGCGTGTACGACTGCCCGAGGGAGACGCCCTCCGCTTCCTCATCGAGAGGACTGTTGCCTGGCAACTGCGTGCGCGCCAGGTGTCCACCCGCAGCTCAGACGCCGACCTACTGCATCCTGCCACAAATAAGGTGAGACGGCCAATCAGGATAAGAGAGGACGCACAGACCAATCAGAAGTTAGAGAGGACGCACAGACAGACCAATCAAGATGTAGAGGATGCACAGATCAATCAGAAGTTAGAGGGGACGGACAGACAGATAAATCAGGAGTTGGAGAGGACGGACAGACCAATGAGGAGTTAGAGGATGGACAGACCAATCAGGAGTTTTCTCAATTTGTTGATTAGTTGTTAAATTGATAAACTGTCagaaaatgatgaaacaatattGATCAGTATTCCCCAAAGCCCAAGATTTTGAGCCTCAAATGCCTGTTTTGTCCACTTGCCAAACATATTGTTATTGGTTAGCCATAGAAGAGCAAGCAAAGCAGAACAGTTTGAAGTTGAAGAAGCTGTGTTCAGCGAACATTGAGACGTTTTCTTTAAAAATTACCCTTTCTGATTACCAAAATAGTTGGTGATTACTTGAATAGTTTAACACTAATAGATTAATTGCCCTACTTATAGGTGAACCCTGCTACAGGATCTAACTGTATTGCCTTTGACATGACACAAACTTACATTAGCACTGTATGGGAATTACAACAGGAATATCACAGcagtatacaacacacacacacacacacacacacacacacacacacaggaaagtgatgtagtgtgtcagatttggtgaaAAGGGTCTCCTAATACTGATGTattaaatactgtgtgtgtgtgcaggcgctCCAGAGACACACTCCTGACTGGAACAGGACCAGCCCCACTCAGACGCCCTTCTACATCGAGCAGCGCTGTGTCCCTCTTCAgggtaagagagtgtgtgtgtgtgtgtgtaggtctgaaCACAGGACTAGAGGAGTTGCTGTTGGAGGGTTTGTTTGTATTTTAACtgagtgggggtgtgtgtgtgtgtaggtctgaaCACCGAACTGGAGGAGCTGCTGGTGGAGGGTCTCTTACTTCAGGTGTCCCTACCTGAGATCCAGCAGCTTTACCAGGTCCTTCTGAACGGCCCCGCCTCCAAACATAGCAACGGCCATGGCAACGCGTCACGGCTGGAACCCTCCCCAGGCGACGGCCTCCAGCAGTTCCACTCTCAGGGAAGGAGCCCCCTGACGGAGGTGAGCCGGGTGGCAGCAAGAGCTGGGCCAGAGGAGTGGGAGACAGGGAGGAGGGGTTATACTGCTGATGAACACATCAGACTCACCTGGACTCACCTGGACTTGcctgtgtgtgctctctctttccttttcctcTCATCTCAACCTTTccatcacacccccccccctctccctctctcccccatctctctctctctctctctctctctctctctctctctctctctctctctctctctctctcaggagtgtgtgtctgtgggtgtgtgtgagaggaagcCGAAGCGTGGTATGTTGCCGGTGGAGCGCGTGCGTCCTGACTCCCTGTGCCAGCTGCTGACCCCGCGGCACAAACGCGCCCGCCTGAGCCGCACACACCGCCGCCAGCGCCAAGCCGCGTCCGCCTCGGCCTCGCCCTCCGCCCGCTCCGACCTCTCGTCTGACCCCTGCGACCTCTCTGACCCCGGGCAGTCCGACCACTCCGAGGACGAGGCGCTCCTCTGCCCTGCAGAGCACTGCCAGCAGCCAGAGGGAGacgaggtgtgtttgtgtgtgtgtgtgtgtgtgtgtgtgcatgtgtgtgtctattaaatctgttttatgcttctgcgtcgaatCGACGGCGTCCCCCCGCAGACCCCTCTGCGTCATTGCGAACCCCTCTCCGACCCCTCCACCGTAGCTCGATGTGCACCTCCAAAAAATTGGCGCAGATCGCAAGATCGCaaggactgtgattggtcaactcgtcCTATGTGTTGATAGTCGGTGTTTCAAGCAGCCTACTGTGGGGATTAGCAACATGCTAGTTCActgacataagctttgcaaataaactcaagATATGAGTAGGGTACAGAGCGAACCTGATGAAGCGCTAGGCGAAACGCGTTGTTCgttcaaaaaaaaaattaagtaaATAGTGATCAGTGTGCGGTGATTCTTGATCTTTCA comes from Alosa sapidissima isolate fAloSap1 chromosome 7, fAloSap1.pri, whole genome shotgun sequence and encodes:
- the kdm5bb gene encoding lysine-specific demethylase 5B-B isoform X1, giving the protein MTQPRPDEFKPPPECPVFEPSWEEFADPFAFINKIRPIAEKTGICKVRPPPDWQPPFACDVDRLHFTPRIQRLNELEAQTRVKLNFLDQIAKFWELQGCSLKIPHVERKVLDLYHLNKLVADEGGFDIVCRDRHWTKIALRMGFAPGKAVGSHLRAHYERILYPYNLFQSGANLLAPEFASKLMRFTADFELDKCVQKPSMPPDLGEKESKLHETPQRMGGALQLSDSTPSARRAKRMDQGNHTPTPDDLPIKPSGCVKTEPGEVCENRPNLRRRMGSLVAKPEPVEREAPILVKPEPLEPKLISDSSLDKSKGRYRKPPPILSVVDLYVCLVCGSGTDEDKLLLCDGCDDSYHTFCLIPPLNDVPKGDWRCPKCLAQECGKPQEAFGFEQARRDYSLRAFGEMADNFKSDYFNMPVHMVPTELVEKEFWRLVSTIEEDVTVEYGADIASKDFGSGFPIRNGRFKVAPADEKYLNCGWNLNNMAMMSPSVLTHVTADICGMTLPWLYVGMCFSSFCWHIEDHWSYSINYLHWGEPKTWYGAPGYAAEQLEAVMRKLAPELFESQPDLLHQLVTIMNPNTLMSHGVPIYRTNQCAGEFVITFPRAYHSGFNQGFNFAEAVNFCTVDWMPLGRQCVDHYRLLNRYCVFSHDEMICNMAAKAEQLDVVLASSVHKDMGCMIREEKELRERARKMGVVQSEVFKYDLLADDERQCVKCRTTCFLSALTCPCRPGVQVCLHHATELCSCPLANYTLRYRFTLDDLYPMLNAVKLRSEVYDEWSAVVTNVLEAKLDKKRTLSVFRSLIEKSESQKFPENDLLRDLRMVTLDAEKCSTVAQQLLNGKRQTRFRSGGGKTQNQLTVEEVRSFVRQLYNLPCSLAQAPLLKELLNRIEDFQQHSEKVLSDPLTAECVCELEGLLAASTQLDVALPELPALRSRLEQARWLREVQQAHTHPHTHTYTHTRARGLTLDAMRRLIDQGVGLGPNPALEKAMARLQELLTVSESWDEKARSLLRDRPVHSVEELSECVREVETVPAHLPNCLLLQDTLRKARDWLQEAEALQQGGRVPVLDSLSDLIMRGRSLPVHLEPLARLEALLTEVMTWKESAAKTFLLKSSSLSLLEVLCPRCEVSVASPKRKAKKEKKKAGLDSLSEVEKTLSESKDSASAMLALEAVRVRELECLSAQRASNESKLLPAGDCGDLRARVCVCVCVCQRAPAGAMLQCELCRDAFHSACVRGPEAAAEAQDVCAGAPGTGTDPWLCPQCQRSQRPPLDRVLPLLAALQRTRVRLPEGDALRFLIERTVAWQLRARQVSTRSSDADLLHPATNKALQRHTPDWNRTSPTQTPFYIEQRCVPLQGLNTELEELLVEGLLLQVSLPEIQQLYQVLLNGPASKHSNGHGNASRLEPSPGDGLQQFHSQGRSPLTEECVSVGVCERKPKRGMLPVERVRPDSLCQLLTPRHKRARLSRTHRRQRQAASASASPSARSDLSSDPCDLSDPGQSDHSEDEALLCPAEHCQQPEGDEVFWVQCDGSCNQWFHMMCVGVTAELAEKEDYVCVSCVAGQ
- the kdm5bb gene encoding lysine-specific demethylase 5B-B isoform X2, whose protein sequence is MTQPRPDEFKPPPECPVFEPSWEEFADPFAFINKIRPIAEKTGICKVRPPPDWQPPFACDVDRLHFTPRIQRLNELEAQTRVKLNFLDQIAKFWELQGCSLKIPHVERKVLDLYHLNKLVADEGGFDIVCRDRHWTKIALRMGFAPGKAVGSHLRAHYERILYPYNLFQSGANLLCVQKPSMPPDLGEKESKLHETPQRMGGALQLSDSTPSARRAKRMDQGNHTPTPDDLPIKPSGCVKTEPGEVCENRPNLRRRMGSLVAKPEPVEREAPILVKPEPLEPKLISDSSLDKSKGRYRKPPPILSVVDLYVCLVCGSGTDEDKLLLCDGCDDSYHTFCLIPPLNDVPKGDWRCPKCLAQECGKPQEAFGFEQARRDYSLRAFGEMADNFKSDYFNMPVHMVPTELVEKEFWRLVSTIEEDVTVEYGADIASKDFGSGFPIRNGRFKVAPADEKYLNCGWNLNNMAMMSPSVLTHVTADICGMTLPWLYVGMCFSSFCWHIEDHWSYSINYLHWGEPKTWYGAPGYAAEQLEAVMRKLAPELFESQPDLLHQLVTIMNPNTLMSHGVPIYRTNQCAGEFVITFPRAYHSGFNQGFNFAEAVNFCTVDWMPLGRQCVDHYRLLNRYCVFSHDEMICNMAAKAEQLDVVLASSVHKDMGCMIREEKELRERARKMGVVQSEVFKYDLLADDERQCVKCRTTCFLSALTCPCRPGVQVCLHHATELCSCPLANYTLRYRFTLDDLYPMLNAVKLRSEVYDEWSAVVTNVLEAKLDKKRTLSVFRSLIEKSESQKFPENDLLRDLRMVTLDAEKCSTVAQQLLNGKRQTRFRSGGGKTQNQLTVEEVRSFVRQLYNLPCSLAQAPLLKELLNRIEDFQQHSEKVLSDPLTAECVCELEGLLAASTQLDVALPELPALRSRLEQARWLREVQQAHTHPHTHTYTHTRARGLTLDAMRRLIDQGVGLGPNPALEKAMARLQELLTVSESWDEKARSLLRDRPVHSVEELSECVREVETVPAHLPNCLLLQDTLRKARDWLQEAEALQQGGRVPVLDSLSDLIMRGRSLPVHLEPLARLEALLTEVMTWKESAAKTFLLKSSSLSLLEVLCPRCEVSVASPKRKAKKEKKKAGLDSLSEVEKTLSESKDSASAMLALEAVRVRELECLSAQRASNESKLLPAGDCGDLRARVCVCVCVCQRAPAGAMLQCELCRDAFHSACVRGPEAAAEAQDVCAGAPGTGTDPWLCPQCQRSQRPPLDRVLPLLAALQRTRVRLPEGDALRFLIERTVAWQLRARQVSTRSSDADLLHPATNKALQRHTPDWNRTSPTQTPFYIEQRCVPLQGLNTELEELLVEGLLLQVSLPEIQQLYQVLLNGPASKHSNGHGNASRLEPSPGDGLQQFHSQGRSPLTEECVSVGVCERKPKRGMLPVERVRPDSLCQLLTPRHKRARLSRTHRRQRQAASASASPSARSDLSSDPCDLSDPGQSDHSEDEALLCPAEHCQQPEGDEVFWVQCDGSCNQWFHMMCVGVTAELAEKEDYVCVSCVAGQ
- the kdm5bb gene encoding lysine-specific demethylase 5B-B isoform X4, whose product is MGSLVAKPEPVEREAPILVKPEPLEPKLISDSSLDKSKGRYRKPPPILSVVDLYVCLVCGSGTDEDKLLLCDGCDDSYHTFCLIPPLNDVPKGDWRCPKCLAQECGKPQEAFGFEQARRDYSLRAFGEMADNFKSDYFNMPVHMVPTELVEKEFWRLVSTIEEDVTVEYGADIASKDFGSGFPIRNGRFKVAPADEKYLNCGWNLNNMAMMSPSVLTHVTADICGMTLPWLYVGMCFSSFCWHIEDHWSYSINYLHWGEPKTWYGAPGYAAEQLEAVMRKLAPELFESQPDLLHQLVTIMNPNTLMSHGVPIYRTNQCAGEFVITFPRAYHSGFNQGFNFAEAVNFCTVDWMPLGRQCVDHYRLLNRYCVFSHDEMICNMAAKAEQLDVVLASSVHKDMGCMIREEKELRERARKMGVVQSEVFKYDLLADDERQCVKCRTTCFLSALTCPCRPGVQVCLHHATELCSCPLANYTLRYRFTLDDLYPMLNAVKLRSEVYDEWSAVVTNVLEAKLDKKRTLSVFRSLIEKSESQKFPENDLLRDLRMVTLDAEKCSTVAQQLLNGKRQTRFRSGGGKTQNQLTVEEVRSFVRQLYNLPCSLAQAPLLKELLNRIEDFQQHSEKVLSDPLTAECVCELEGLLAASTQLDVALPELPALRSRLEQARWLREVQQAHTHPHTHTYTHTRARGLTLDAMRRLIDQGVGLGPNPALEKAMARLQELLTVSESWDEKARSLLRDRPVHSVEELSECVREVETVPAHLPNCLLLQDTLRKARDWLQEAEALQQGGRVPVLDSLSDLIMRGRSLPVHLEPLARLEALLTEVMTWKESAAKTFLLKSSSLSLLEVLCPRCEVSVASPKRKAKKEKKKAGLDSLSEVEKTLSESKDSASAMLALEAVRVRELECLSAQRASNESKLLPAGDCGDLRARVCVCVCVCQRAPAGAMLQCELCRDAFHSACVRGPEAAAEAQDVCAGAPGTGTDPWLCPQCQRSQRPPLDRVLPLLAALQRTRVRLPEGDALRFLIERTVAWQLRARQVSTRSSDADLLHPATNKALQRHTPDWNRTSPTQTPFYIEQRCVPLQGLNTELEELLVEGLLLQVSLPEIQQLYQVLLNGPASKHSNGHGNASRLEPSPGDGLQQFHSQGRSPLTEECVSVGVCERKPKRGMLPVERVRPDSLCQLLTPRHKRARLSRTHRRQRQAASASASPSARSDLSSDPCDLSDPGQSDHSEDEALLCPAEHCQQPEGDEVFWVQCDGSCNQWFHMMCVGVTAELAEKEDYVCVSCVAGQ